A single genomic interval of Vibrio maritimus harbors:
- the glmS gene encoding glutamine--fructose-6-phosphate transaminase (isomerizing), translated as MCGIVGAVAQRDVAEILVEGLRRLEYRGYDSAGVAVVDADLELKRVRRLGKVQELADAVDAQDVTGGTGIAHTRWATHGEPSEANAHPHVSGDIAVVHNGIIENHEELRATLQERGYVFQSQTDTEVIAHLVEWERRTSETLVEALQKTAAQLDGAYGTVVVDRKDPSRIVAARSGSPIVIGFGVGENFLASDQLALLSVTRRFMYLEEGDVAEITRRDVKVLDVDGNPVEREITESNAEHDAGDKGQYRHFMQKEIFEQPRALINTMEGRVTDKAVVTEAIGVNAVDILKKVEHVQIIACGTSYNSGMAARYWFESIAGVSCDVEIASEFRYRDFVVRPNSLLVTLSQSGETADTLAALRLAKEKGYMSAMTICNVAGSSLVRESDFAFMTRAGTEIGVASTKAFTTQLAAMLMMVVSIARLQDRMTEEREAEIVKSLHELPANIEKALAFDKEIEALATDFADKHHTLFLGRGEYYPIAMEASLKLKEISYIHAEAYAAGELKHGPLALIDADMPVVVVAPTNDLLEKLKSNIEEVRARGGLLYVFADEKAGFEGDENMKIIQMPHVDDIIAPIYYTVPMQLLSYHVALIKGTDVDQPRNLAKAVTVE; from the coding sequence ATGTGTGGAATCGTAGGTGCGGTAGCACAACGTGACGTAGCGGAAATTTTGGTAGAGGGTCTACGCCGTCTGGAGTACCGTGGATATGATTCAGCGGGTGTTGCCGTTGTTGATGCTGATTTAGAGCTTAAGCGCGTTCGTCGTCTAGGTAAGGTGCAAGAGCTAGCTGACGCAGTAGATGCACAAGATGTGACAGGCGGTACAGGTATCGCACACACACGCTGGGCAACTCACGGTGAACCATCTGAAGCGAACGCTCACCCACACGTATCTGGTGATATCGCGGTTGTACACAACGGCATCATCGAAAACCATGAAGAGCTACGTGCAACGCTTCAAGAGCGTGGTTATGTGTTCCAATCTCAAACAGATACAGAAGTTATCGCTCACCTAGTTGAGTGGGAGCGTCGCACATCAGAAACACTGGTTGAAGCGCTACAAAAAACAGCAGCTCAACTAGACGGTGCTTACGGTACAGTAGTAGTTGACCGCAAAGACCCAAGCCGCATCGTTGCTGCTCGCTCTGGTAGCCCAATCGTTATCGGTTTCGGTGTTGGTGAAAACTTCCTTGCTTCTGACCAACTTGCGCTTCTAAGCGTGACTCGCCGCTTTATGTACCTAGAAGAGGGTGACGTAGCAGAAATTACTCGTCGTGACGTTAAAGTTCTTGATGTTGATGGTAACCCTGTAGAGCGCGAAATCACAGAATCGAACGCAGAACATGATGCAGGTGACAAAGGCCAATACCGTCACTTTATGCAAAAAGAGATCTTCGAACAGCCTCGCGCGCTGATCAACACAATGGAAGGTCGTGTAACTGACAAAGCAGTAGTAACTGAAGCTATTGGTGTTAACGCGGTTGATATCCTTAAGAAGGTTGAGCACGTTCAAATCATCGCATGTGGTACCTCATACAACTCTGGTATGGCCGCTCGCTACTGGTTTGAATCTATCGCTGGCGTAAGCTGTGACGTGGAAATCGCGTCTGAGTTCCGCTACCGCGACTTCGTTGTTCGTCCAAACAGCCTACTAGTAACTCTTTCACAGTCTGGCGAAACAGCCGATACGCTAGCAGCACTTCGCCTTGCGAAAGAGAAAGGTTACATGTCTGCAATGACTATCTGTAACGTAGCGGGCTCTTCTTTGGTTCGTGAATCAGACTTCGCATTCATGACTCGCGCAGGGACAGAGATCGGTGTTGCTTCAACGAAAGCATTTACAACTCAGCTAGCAGCGATGCTGATGATGGTTGTGTCTATTGCTCGCCTTCAAGATCGCATGACAGAAGAGCGTGAAGCAGAAATCGTGAAATCACTGCACGAACTGCCTGCAAACATCGAGAAAGCACTAGCGTTCGACAAAGAAATTGAAGCACTAGCAACAGACTTCGCTGATAAGCACCACACACTATTCTTAGGTCGTGGCGAATACTACCCAATCGCGATGGAAGCCTCTCTAAAACTTAAAGAGATCTCTTACATCCACGCGGAAGCATACGCAGCAGGTGAGCTTAAGCACGGTCCTCTAGCACTCATCGATGCAGACATGCCAGTCGTTGTTGTAGCACCAACCAACGATCTGCTAGAGAAGCTTAAGTCTAACATCGAAGAAGTACGTGCACGTGGTGGTCTACTCTATGTATTCGCAGACGAGAAAGCGGGCTTTGAAGGCGACGAAAACATGAAGATCATCCAAATGCCTCATGTAGACGACATCATCGCTCCAATCTACTACACAGTGCCAATGCAGCTTCTGTCTTACCACGTAGCATTGATCAAAGGTACAGACGTTGACCAACCACGTAACTTAGCGAAAGCGGTAACGGTTGAGTAA
- a CDS encoding DeoR/GlpR family DNA-binding transcription regulator codes for MRKRNTQVRRHSIAQLVQERGEVSVEELSALFDTSEVTIRKDLTSLEKNGQLLRRYGGAVSLPQEAVDEVLNDSVATSETKEKIAEAAVGLINDHYRIVIDCGSTTGALVSRLGNKKGLVVMTNSLSLANAINDLENEPTLLMTGGTWDAHSESFQGQVAESVLRSYDFDQLFIGADGVDLARGTTTFNELIGLSNVMAEVAREVVVMIESEKIGRRIPNLELAWDAIDVLVTDQGLTQEQKALIESNSVKVICA; via the coding sequence GTGAGAAAACGTAATACTCAGGTTCGACGCCATTCCATTGCCCAGCTTGTCCAAGAGCGTGGCGAAGTCAGTGTTGAAGAGTTGTCTGCTTTATTTGATACCTCAGAGGTTACGATTCGAAAAGATCTCACATCGCTTGAAAAAAATGGTCAGTTGCTTCGTCGCTATGGCGGAGCCGTCTCTCTTCCTCAAGAAGCGGTTGATGAAGTGCTAAATGATTCCGTGGCGACGTCTGAAACCAAAGAGAAGATCGCAGAAGCTGCGGTAGGGTTGATTAACGACCATTATCGCATCGTTATTGATTGCGGTAGCACAACCGGTGCATTGGTGTCCCGTCTGGGCAACAAGAAAGGCTTGGTAGTGATGACAAATTCACTCTCTCTTGCCAACGCGATAAACGACCTAGAAAACGAACCGACCTTGTTGATGACAGGCGGTACGTGGGATGCACATTCTGAGTCTTTTCAGGGTCAAGTGGCAGAATCGGTATTACGCTCTTATGACTTTGACCAGTTGTTTATTGGCGCTGATGGCGTGGATTTAGCACGCGGTACGACAACCTTTAACGAGCTTATCGGGCTAAGTAATGTCATGGCTGAAGTCGCCCGTGAAGTGGTTGTCATGATCGAATCCGAGAAAATTGGCCGAAGAATTCCTAATCTAGAATTAGCGTGGGATGCAATTGATGTGCTAGTGACTGATCAAGGCTTAACTCAAGAGCAAAAAGCTCTAATCGAATCTAATAGCGTAAAGGTTATTTGCGCTTAA
- a CDS encoding MltR family transcriptional regulator, which translates to MPLHPPNETELLEALSEAKDASECLMAAYDAIDDTLDTLINSIFHKDDYAVKYVVDPLLTSDGPLGDILVRAKLLLGLGVISKEVFDDIDIFVTLREWTKHQENNVSFTEVDVLFELNKISAIQKMMPIEYDASMTAGLDEVMLEMFLERHYQRVKSTIILAITEMVNTLCRDNPLV; encoded by the coding sequence ATGCCACTGCACCCGCCCAATGAAACCGAACTATTAGAAGCTCTGTCCGAAGCAAAGGACGCGAGTGAATGTCTTATGGCCGCTTATGATGCCATCGACGACACTCTGGATACCCTTATCAATAGTATCTTTCATAAAGACGACTACGCAGTGAAGTACGTTGTTGATCCCCTTCTTACCAGTGATGGTCCTCTTGGCGACATTCTTGTTCGCGCTAAATTGCTCCTCGGCCTCGGTGTTATATCTAAAGAAGTGTTTGATGATATAGACATTTTTGTAACCCTAAGAGAGTGGACAAAGCATCAAGAGAACAACGTTAGTTTTACCGAAGTTGATGTGTTATTCGAACTGAATAAAATCAGTGCTATTCAAAAAATGATGCCGATCGAATACGATGCCAGCATGACCGCAGGTCTTGATGAAGTGATGTTGGAGATGTTTCTAGAGCGTCATTATCAGCGAGTGAAATCTACTATCATCCTTGCCATCACCGAAATGGTGAATACACTTTGCCGAGATAACCCTCTCGTCTAG
- a CDS encoding mannitol-1-phosphate 5-dehydrogenase → MKALHFGAGNIGRGFIGKLLADAGIHVTFADVNETVVNALIERQSYPVKIVGEDVVVEEVTNVTAVNSTSGDIIDLIANVEMVTTAVGPTVLKIISKSVAQGIEKRAANGNTAPLNIIACENMVRGTSQLKAMIFEHLSEDVKAFAEANIGFVDSAVDRIVPPAEEGETDPLAVTVETFSEWIVDQTQFVGDIPAIAGMECTDNLMAFVERKLFTLNTGHLITAYLGVLAGHETIKDSIEDEAIRADVTAAMQESGEVLIRRYGFDADAHGAYIQKILGRFANPYLRDEVDRVGRQPIRKLSPQDRLIKPLNGTLEYGLPNGHLLKGIAAAFLYKNDDDPQAVELQAMFAEQGFEKTLAHYSELNVDSEIVTLAHEAYLALK, encoded by the coding sequence ATGAAAGCATTACATTTTGGCGCAGGTAATATCGGTCGTGGCTTTATCGGAAAACTACTTGCAGATGCAGGCATTCACGTAACATTTGCAGATGTAAACGAAACCGTGGTTAACGCTCTGATTGAACGTCAATCCTACCCTGTAAAAATCGTTGGCGAAGATGTAGTAGTAGAAGAAGTAACGAATGTTACAGCAGTAAACTCGACCAGCGGCGACATTATTGATCTTATTGCTAACGTAGAAATGGTTACGACAGCAGTTGGTCCGACAGTACTAAAGATCATCTCTAAATCGGTAGCACAAGGCATCGAAAAGCGTGCAGCAAATGGCAACACAGCGCCACTTAATATTATTGCTTGTGAAAACATGGTGCGTGGTACGAGCCAGCTAAAGGCAATGATCTTTGAGCACCTTTCTGAAGATGTTAAAGCGTTTGCCGAGGCAAACATTGGCTTTGTGGATTCTGCGGTAGACCGTATCGTACCACCGGCAGAAGAGGGCGAAACTGATCCCCTAGCAGTAACAGTTGAAACCTTTAGTGAATGGATCGTCGATCAAACTCAGTTTGTGGGTGATATTCCGGCAATTGCGGGTATGGAATGTACCGACAACCTAATGGCGTTCGTTGAGCGTAAACTGTTTACACTTAACACAGGTCACCTAATCACGGCATACCTTGGTGTACTAGCGGGTCACGAAACGATCAAAGATTCTATTGAAGACGAAGCGATTCGAGCTGATGTAACCGCTGCAATGCAAGAGAGCGGTGAAGTACTGATCCGTCGCTACGGCTTTGATGCAGATGCGCATGGCGCTTACATCCAGAAGATCCTGGGTCGTTTCGCTAACCCATATCTACGTGATGAAGTGGACCGCGTTGGTCGTCAACCAATCCGTAAATTGAGCCCACAAGATCGCCTGATTAAGCCTCTTAACGGTACGCTTGAGTATGGATTGCCGAATGGTCACCTATTAAAAGGTATCGCCGCAGCATTCCTTTACAAAAACGACGATGACCCACAAGCGGTTGAGCTTCAAGCTATGTTTGCAGAACAAGGATTTGAAAAAACACTGGCTCATTATTCAGAGCTGAATGTTGATTCAGAAATTGTTACACTAGCGCACGAAGCGTATTTAGCGCTCAAATGA